A single Triticum dicoccoides isolate Atlit2015 ecotype Zavitan chromosome 2A, WEW_v2.0, whole genome shotgun sequence DNA region contains:
- the LOC119358395 gene encoding disease resistance protein Pik-2-like, which translates to MLNGASRSGCPAPSSDLSGALGKAPLLLIGPVETGSIIIPSQRPKLAAKKRITSLRAPQSPTILLPLEKWPLDASGSLGDAALDGKKLKESQEAVADLQQRLEAASGCVVDTHSCIEGCKVREASLTEAGVSAMRDLQGYLIVVDDVWTVATWDAIRSKLPDYNNGSRIIVTTRIETVAEACSDASVDGDCIYRIKHLNTEDSEKLFLSRAFGREDATLSDDLKVEMDKNLKRCGGLPMAIISIASLLASYKSSESKDMWERVRKSIGSHMESHPTLEGMRQIVTLSFNHLHYYLKGCMMYLSILPEDYVIPKDRLLKRWIAEGLVVEIRGLTLMEVAEAYYNELVSRSMIDRAGDIVTWYDGRVETCRVHDMMLEVMVSKSLESNFVSIVGGPYKGMSYDRIRRLSIHGGEEATEDSPSNKTEAGHSRKNDIEGVKMEQVRSLSMFDPEDHMKVLDRLGKFTLLRVLDLEYCTGIKIEHLRYICRMYLLRFLNLKGTAISEMPEEVGELENLEMLDARETHLKDLPKTVSKLQKLEHLQISNHGNNNGWIARRGQGRMKALRTVNKLVLKCDVNAAQEIGDLQQLRELGIVVDMTDMSSPLVQEVNQKLAESLSKMFSLRWLNIRSTSYDKNAMNFLHDVKSPPRLLQYLRIGAGISKLPDWIGSLNNVVDLFIAWTFVTGDQLFEPVCKLRNLERMHLEVYCYGDRELVARTAHTFPALKELSVDFNGDNMEAVQFQEKSMVKLERLILQFWEREDKTVVGIEHLTNLKEVKLTGTRHNPAFDRGVEQVKAVNMSRPKSDQIKVVVKYE; encoded by the exons ATGCTCAATGGGGCCAGCAGATCTGGTTGCCCGGCGCCTTCTTCTGACCTTTCCGGGGCCCTCGGCAAGGCCCCGTTACTTCTTATAGGTCCCGTGGAGACGGGGTCCATTATTATCCCATCGCAGAGACCGAAGCTTGCAGCCAAAAAGAGGATCACAAGCCTTCGGGCGCCTCAGTCGCCCACGATCTTGCTTCCATTAGAAAAGTGGCCGCTTGATGCTTCAGGGTCGCTAGGAGATGCTGCTCTTGACGGGAAGAAG TTGAAGGAAAGTCAGGAGGCGGTAGCTGACTTGCAGCAGCGACTGGAGGCCGCTAGTGGCTGTGTTGTGGACACTCATTCATGCATTGAGGGTTGCAAAGTGCGCGAGGCCTCGCTGACGGAGGCCGGGGTGAGTGCCATGAGGGACCTCCAGGG GTACCTCATTGTTGTCGATGATGTATGGACAGTAGCAACATGGGACGCAATCAGGTCCAAGTTGCCAGACTACAACAACGGCAGCAGGATCATTGTGACCACTAGGATAGAGACTGTGGCCGAAGCTTGCAGTGATGCTAGTGTTGATGGAGACTGCATTTATCGTATCAAGCACCTGAATACTGAAGATTCCGAAAAGTTGTTCCTTAGTAGAGCATTTGGTCGCGAGGATGCCACTTTGTCAGATGATCTGAAAGTTGAGATGGACAAAAATTTAAAAAGATGTGGTGGCCTTCCAATGGCCATTATTAGCATTGCCAGCCTGTTGGCGAGCTATAAATCGTCAGAGAGCAAAGATATGTGGGAAAGAGTTCGCAAGTCGATTGGCTCTCACATGGAGAGCCACCCTACCCTTGAGGGGATGAGACAAATAGTTACTCTCAGCTTTAACCACCTGCACTATTATCTTAAGGGTTGCATGATGTACCTCAGCATTCTCCCAGAGGATTATGTCATCCCCAAGGATCGTCTCCTGAAGAGATGGATCGCAGAAGGATTGGTTGTTGAGATCCGTGGATTGACCTTAATGGAGGTTGCAGAAGCCTACTACAATGAGTTGGTGAGTAGAAGTATGATTGATCGGGCCGGTGATATTGTCACCTGGTATGATGGGAGGGTTGAGACATGTCGGGTACATGACATGATGCTAGAGGTCATGGTGTCCAAATCCCTAGAGTCTAACTTTGTTAGCATAGTAGGTGGTCCGTACAAAGGGATGTCATATGATAGGATTCGCCGCCTATCCATCCATGGCGGAGAAGAGGCAACCGAAGACTCTCCATCCAACAAAACTGAGGCAGGGCATAGTAGGAAGAATGACATCGAGGGGGTGAAAATGGAGCAAGTCCGATCGCTGAGCATGTTTGACCCCGAAGATCACATGAAGGTGCTTGATCGTCTAGGCAAGTTCACCCTGCTCAGGGTACTTGACTTGGAATACTGCACAGGCATTAAAATAGAGCATCTGAGATATATCTGCCGGATGTACCTTCTAAGGTTCTTGAACTTGAAAGGTACAGCTATAAGTGAGATGCCTGAAGAAGTTGGTGAACTAGAAAATCTAGAGATGCTTGATGCACGTGAGACGCACCTTAAAGATCTGCCAAAAACTGTGTCGAAGTTGCAGAAACTTGAACACCTGCAGATCTCCAACCATGGTAACAATAATGGTTGGATTGCACGCCGGGGACAGGGTAGGATGAAAGCACTACGGACGGTGAATAAACTAGTTCTCAAATGTGATGTTAATGCTGCCCAAGAGATCGGTGACCTACAACAGTTGAGAGAGTTGGGTATTGTCGTGGACATGACTGACATGAGCAGTCCCCTTGTTCAGGAAGTTAACCAAAAGCTTGCCGAGTCCTTGAGCAAGATGTTTTCCCTCCGGTGGCTCAATATTCGCAGCACGAGTTATGACAAGAATGCAATGAACTTTCTTCATGACGTCAAGTCGCCGCCGCGGCTCCTCCAGTATCTTAGGATCGGCGCCGGCATCAGCAAATTACCTGACTGGATCGGGTCACTGAATAATGTCGTTGATCTTTTCATTGCCTGGACATTCGTAACTGGTGACCAACTATTCGAACCAGTATGTAAGCTGCGAAATCTGGAGCGCATGCACTTGGAGGTGTACTGCTACGGCGATAGAGAGCTGGTTGCGCGAACTGCCCACACCTTTCCGGCACTCAAGGAACTGTCCGTGGACTTCAATGGAGACAATATGGAAGCTGTCCAATTTCAGGAAAAATCAATGGTAAAGCTCGAGAGACTTATACTGCAATTTTGGGAGAGAGAGGATAAAACAGTTGTTGGCATCGAGCATTTGACAAACCTTAAAGAGGTGAAGCTCACCGGTACGAGACACAACCCTGCATTTGACCGTGGAGTGGAGCAAGTAAAGGCAGTGAATATGAGCCGCCCAAAATCCGATCAGATCAAGGTTGTAGTGAAATACGAGTGA